ATGTATACGCACGAAGACCTCGCCCGGCTGCAGGCGCAATCCCTGAAGATGCAGGGATGGATCCGCCGACAGACCTTCAGCCCCGCCAATGAAAAGACCCTGCGGCGCTTTTCCAGCTGGGAGGTGGCCGAACTGATCTTCAACATCAACCAGTCCACCTTTCGCGGCAAGCTGGCCGCCGATCCGAACCTTCCCCTCGGGGAAGTCGAAGAGGATGGCCGCCAGCGTTGGTTCAGTCTGGATGAGATCAACGAGCTGCGCCGCCGCATCAAGGTGAACAAGACCTCGCTGATGCCGCCCCGCCCCGAGGGCAAGCGCGCCTTCCGCGCCGCCATCGCCAATTTCAAGGGCGGGGCCGGCAAGTCCACCGTGGCGCTGCATTTCGCCCATGCTGCCGCGCTGGACGGCTATCGTGTGCTGGTGGTGGATTTCGACCCGCAGGCGACGCTGTCCCATTCCATGGGCCTCAGCGATGTGGGCGAGGATCACACGGTCTGGGGCATCATGGCCCGCGATCTGGAACGCGAGACCGACCGGATGAATGCGGCCTCGGCCGGGGCGGAATCGGGCACCGCCCTGCCCCAGCGAAAGCTGCCGGCCTCGATCCGCGACATGGGCCTTGGCACGCTTCGGCCCGGCGACTTCATCAAGCCGACTGCCTGGCCGACCATCGACATCGTGCCCAGCTGCGCCAATGCCGCCTTCGTCGAATTCGCCAGCGCCCAGTATCGCCACCTGAACCCGGAATGGACCTTCTTCGGCGCGGTGTCGCGCTTTCTCGACAGCCTGGCCGATGATGCCTATGACCTGATCCTCTTCGACTGCCCGCCGGCCATCGGCTACCAGTCGATGAATGCGGTCTTCGCCGCCGACATGCTCTATATCCCCTCTGGCCCCGGCTATTGGGAATATGACTCGACGACCAGCTTCATCGGTCAGCTGGCCGAGGCGCTTGAGGATCTGTCGCATGGCTTCGAAAACTTCCCCACGGGGAAGATCACGCTGCCCAAGGCCTTCTGCGACATCCGCTTCCTGATGACCCGCTACGAGCCTTCGAACGATCTGCATCAGGCGATGATGGGCGCCTTTCAGCAGGTCTTTGGCGACCGCATGGCGCAGCACCCGATCGAGATGACCCGTGCCGTTGAACAATCGGGCCGTTTCCTCTCGTCGATCTACGAGATCGACTATCGCGACATGACGCGCGGCACATGGCGTCGGGCGCGGGCGACCTTCGATCAGGCCTATGACGAATTCAAGACCCATGTGCTGGCCGCCTGGGACAAGCTGGAGGATCAGGCATGAGCCGCAAGCGCCGCATGTTCGACATCGAAATCCCCGCCGAAGAGCCCGAAACCTTCCCTGCGGGGAAGGCCGGCGACAAGGAAACCCGTCGCGGCCCGATGGCCTCGGCCATTGCCGAGACCGCCGAAAGCACCCGCGACCGCGCCCGCGTCGAGGCCCAGATCCGCGCCGAAAATGACGCGCTGGCGCAAGAGCATGTGCGCCTGAAGCGCGCGGGCCTGATCACCGACATGATCCCGCTGGCGGCGATCGACACGCATAAACTGATCCGCGACCGCGCCCCGGTCGCGGATTTCGAGCTGGCCGAACTGGTCGAATCCATCCGCGATATCGGCCTGTCGAACCCGATCCGCGTCGAGCCTGCGGGCGAGGGGCGTTACGAGCTGATCCAGGGCTTCCGCCGCCTCTCGGCCTATCGCCAGCTTCTGGAAGAGACCGGCGATGACGAGGCCTGGGGCCGGATCCCGGCGGGCATTGCCGCGCGTGGCGACGCGCTGGAACAGCTCTATCGTCGCATGGTCGATGAGAATATGGTTCGCAAGGACATCTCTTTCGCCGAGATGGCGCAGCTGGCCCTGCATTACGCGATGGACCCGCAGACGTCCGAGCATGACCCGGAAAAGGCCGTCGCGATCCTGTTCAAATCGGCCGGCTATCAGAAGCGCAGCTATATCCGCAACTTCATCCCGCTGGTGCAAAGCCTGGGCGAGGCGCTGCTCTATCCGCAGGAAATCCCGCGCGCGCTTGGCCTGTCGCTGGCGCAGCGGCTGGAGGAGATTCCGGGCACCGCCGCCGCGATCAAGGCAGAGCTTCAGGATTGGGACACGCGCTCGATCAAGGATGAGCTTGACCTGCTGCGCCGTTTCGCGGGGCAGGGGGATCCGGTCGCCTCGGGCCGCGCGCCGACGGCCAAGGGCACCGGCGCCGCCTCCACCGGCAAGGCCAAGACCACGTTCCAGATTGTCCGGCCGCAGGGTCGCGCGAAATGTACCGCTGCCAATGGGCGGCTGGAAATCCGGCTGCCGCGCGACTTTTCCACCGTGGACCGTCGCAGGCTGGAGGCTGCCGTGGCCTCGTTGCTGGATCAGCTTGACTGATCTTCGGGGGCCTTCCCCGCGGGGAAGATCCGTCCCGCCATCTATCCCAGCAGATCGGTGGCGGGATTGTCCGTGATCTCGACATCCGCATAGTAGCGCTGCGCCTGATTGGCGCTGCGATGCAGGCTCAGCTGCATGGCGGCGGGCAGGGGCGCGCCGTCCAGCGCGGCCTGTGTCAGAAAGCCCGCGCGCAGCCCGTGGGCGCTGGCGAAATCGGGCGGATAGCCGGCCAGTTCCAGCCGGTGCCGGATCACATCGCGCACGCCATCGGGGCCAAGACGCCGTTTCAGCACGCGGTCGGCCTGGCTGACGTGGCGGAACAAGGGGCCGCCCAACAGCCCCGCCAACCGGATCCAGTCCATGACCGCGCGGGCAGGGCG
The sequence above is a segment of the Paracoccus fistulariae genome. Coding sequences within it:
- a CDS encoding AAA family ATPase, translating into MYTHEDLARLQAQSLKMQGWIRRQTFSPANEKTLRRFSSWEVAELIFNINQSTFRGKLAADPNLPLGEVEEDGRQRWFSLDEINELRRRIKVNKTSLMPPRPEGKRAFRAAIANFKGGAGKSTVALHFAHAAALDGYRVLVVDFDPQATLSHSMGLSDVGEDHTVWGIMARDLERETDRMNAASAGAESGTALPQRKLPASIRDMGLGTLRPGDFIKPTAWPTIDIVPSCANAAFVEFASAQYRHLNPEWTFFGAVSRFLDSLADDAYDLILFDCPPAIGYQSMNAVFAADMLYIPSGPGYWEYDSTTSFIGQLAEALEDLSHGFENFPTGKITLPKAFCDIRFLMTRYEPSNDLHQAMMGAFQQVFGDRMAQHPIEMTRAVEQSGRFLSSIYEIDYRDMTRGTWRRARATFDQAYDEFKTHVLAAWDKLEDQA
- a CDS encoding ParB/RepB/Spo0J family partition protein, which codes for MSRKRRMFDIEIPAEEPETFPAGKAGDKETRRGPMASAIAETAESTRDRARVEAQIRAENDALAQEHVRLKRAGLITDMIPLAAIDTHKLIRDRAPVADFELAELVESIRDIGLSNPIRVEPAGEGRYELIQGFRRLSAYRQLLEETGDDEAWGRIPAGIAARGDALEQLYRRMVDENMVRKDISFAEMAQLALHYAMDPQTSEHDPEKAVAILFKSAGYQKRSYIRNFIPLVQSLGEALLYPQEIPRALGLSLAQRLEEIPGTAAAIKAELQDWDTRSIKDELDLLRRFAGQGDPVASGRAPTAKGTGAASTGKAKTTFQIVRPQGRAKCTAANGRLEIRLPRDFSTVDRRRLEAAVASLLDQLD